From the genome of Segatella hominis, one region includes:
- the hemL gene encoding glutamate-1-semialdehyde 2,1-aminomutase gives MNERIKSAAAFEEAKQIIPGGVNSPVRALKSVGTTPLFVRDAKGPYIYDIDDNKFIDFCMSWGVFILGHNNDKVSKAASDAIFHGSSFGIPTLAETTLAEKVRESFPSMERLRFVNSGTEATMSAIRVARGFTGRDILVKFEGCYHGHADHLLVSAGSAVAKLNNASSAGVPAGFTQYTVVLPYNDTEALEKYFAENGDKVAALIIEPVACNMGVVPPTREFIEATRKVTQEHGAILIFDEVITGFRLSYGGAQKRFGITPDMTTVGKIVGGGFPAATFGGRADIMSVLAPEGPVYQAGTLSGNPVAMAAGYETLKQLGEPGVYELLEERSNRFLSRLEKIVEDKGIQVNHVGTMFTMFFNDQPVRNFQDTKKSDQERFARYFRNMLDRGIYVSPSQFEGNFISLCHTDEILDYVLKSIEESIE, from the coding sequence ATGAACGAAAGAATCAAATCTGCCGCCGCTTTTGAGGAGGCAAAACAGATAATTCCTGGTGGAGTCAACTCGCCAGTGAGAGCATTGAAGAGCGTGGGAACCACCCCACTCTTCGTGCGTGATGCCAAAGGTCCCTACATCTATGATATTGATGACAACAAGTTTATCGACTTCTGTATGTCATGGGGCGTATTCATCTTGGGTCATAATAATGATAAGGTAAGCAAGGCAGCATCCGATGCCATCTTCCACGGAAGCAGTTTCGGAATCCCGACTCTTGCAGAAACCACCTTGGCAGAGAAGGTAAGAGAGTCATTTCCTTCTATGGAGCGACTTCGCTTCGTCAACAGCGGAACCGAGGCAACGATGTCAGCCATCCGTGTGGCACGTGGTTTTACCGGACGAGATATTCTCGTGAAGTTCGAAGGATGCTATCATGGTCATGCCGACCATCTTCTGGTAAGTGCCGGTTCTGCAGTAGCCAAGCTGAACAATGCTTCGTCTGCCGGAGTTCCAGCTGGTTTCACTCAATATACCGTGGTATTACCTTATAATGATACCGAGGCTTTAGAGAAATACTTTGCAGAAAACGGAGACAAAGTGGCAGCGCTCATCATTGAGCCTGTAGCCTGCAACATGGGTGTGGTTCCTCCTACCCGTGAGTTTATTGAAGCAACCCGCAAGGTAACCCAAGAGCATGGAGCCATCCTGATATTCGATGAAGTCATCACCGGTTTCCGTCTTTCATACGGCGGAGCACAGAAGCGATTCGGAATCACACCGGATATGACAACAGTTGGTAAAATAGTAGGTGGCGGATTCCCTGCCGCAACCTTCGGAGGTAGAGCGGATATCATGAGCGTATTAGCCCCAGAGGGTCCAGTTTACCAGGCAGGTACTTTGAGTGGAAATCCTGTGGCGATGGCAGCCGGTTATGAAACTTTGAAGCAGTTGGGCGAACCGGGCGTTTATGAACTCTTAGAAGAACGCAGCAATCGTTTCCTCTCCCGTCTTGAGAAGATAGTAGAAGACAAGGGCATCCAGGTAAACCACGTGGGCACGATGTTCACGATGTTCTTCAACGACCAGCCTGTGCGCAATTTCCAAGATACCAAGAAGAGTGATCAGGAACGTTTCGCACGTTATTTCCGCAACATGTTGGATCGAGGCATCTACGTGAGTCCATCGCAGTTTGAGGGCAACTTCATCTCCCTCTGCCACACTGATGAGATTCTCGACTACGTATTGAAGTCAATAGAAGAAAGTATAGAATAG
- a CDS encoding class I SAM-dependent DNA methyltransferase, translating to MAKKLQLSYKEIESRLESFKTKVVPASEVGYEILMAFGKSEKDVSRYKEGKGILKTFDGLLIKGLFCYQAVDTLHLTTRLEALKTDAQVKKAAPKIIAVSDGETLLAYDTRENDTYEQKLVKMHSDFGFFYPLMNVERVHTTAENPADVKAAEKLAKLHDEIRAYNEYNSDDDLHDLNIFITRLLFCFFAEDTGIFAVNLFTNFIKQFTKEDGSDLGEMLGQAFQVMNVPNKERSEELTKEINQFPYVNGGLFASDIPIPKMGYKARKIIIECGDLDWKDINPDIFGSMIQAVVNPDVRAKEGMHYTSVPNIMKVINPLFMDDLRGEYKKLTDFYDQKRNLYDMSVLSINRFVAECKPIVRGCDRLLLRMSKMKFFDPACGSGNFLIITYKQLRLLEIDILHLRKKCQPEQMLDFIDGSCIRLEQFYGIELLDFPHEVAMLSLWLAEHQMNNKFHADFGVNVAALPLHNIDQIKCGNACRMDWEVVCPHTKDEEVFVFGNPPYLGARLQDVDQKEDMQVAVGADLAYNNLDYISTWFYKGTNYVKNTKAELAFVTTNSICQGEQVPLIWDYIFSQDVEIFFAYTSFKWSNNAKYNAGVTCVIIGLRSCRTGKKCLFCTGEAREVDNITPYLTAAKTNIITKKFAPISDFVGMSFGSMPNDGGFLLLDQQEKDEIMKSDPNCEKFIHPLLGAQEFIRGEKRYCLWITESNYEEADAIQVIHKRIQKCQQTRLESERASTQKLAEKPYSFGEVRYKETECIIIPRVSSERRKYIPMGFLDKGTVISDSAFAIYDASLWLFGILTSEMHMVWVRTVGGRLKTDYRYSAGLCYNTFPFPSISGTKKSEIEEAATNVLLARENYPEKTLADLYDPEKMPEDLRAAHEELDAIVESCYPGAPFPNDEARLECLFKLYEKMTANK from the coding sequence ATGGCAAAGAAACTGCAACTCAGCTATAAGGAAATCGAATCCCGATTAGAATCGTTTAAAACTAAAGTGGTGCCAGCCTCTGAGGTTGGCTACGAGATACTGATGGCTTTTGGTAAAAGCGAAAAGGATGTGTCGAGATACAAGGAAGGAAAGGGTATCTTGAAGACATTCGATGGCTTGCTTATCAAAGGCTTGTTCTGCTATCAGGCTGTAGATACTTTGCATCTTACCACCAGGTTGGAGGCATTGAAGACTGATGCTCAAGTAAAGAAGGCTGCACCAAAGATTATTGCGGTGAGCGATGGTGAAACCCTCCTTGCTTATGATACTCGTGAGAATGATACTTACGAGCAGAAACTCGTCAAGATGCACAGCGACTTTGGCTTCTTCTATCCTTTGATGAACGTAGAGCGAGTACACACTACGGCAGAAAACCCTGCCGATGTGAAGGCTGCTGAGAAACTTGCCAAACTGCATGATGAGATTCGTGCTTATAACGAATATAATAGTGATGACGACTTGCACGACCTTAACATCTTCATCACCCGCCTGCTCTTCTGCTTCTTTGCCGAAGACACAGGTATCTTTGCCGTAAATCTCTTTACCAACTTTATCAAGCAATTTACCAAGGAAGATGGTTCCGATCTCGGCGAGATGCTAGGTCAGGCATTCCAGGTGATGAATGTGCCAAACAAGGAGCGTTCGGAAGAACTTACCAAGGAAATCAATCAGTTTCCTTACGTGAATGGCGGTCTTTTTGCCTCAGACATTCCTATCCCAAAGATGGGTTATAAGGCTAGAAAGATTATCATCGAATGCGGCGACTTGGATTGGAAGGACATCAATCCGGATATTTTCGGTAGTATGATTCAGGCGGTGGTGAATCCTGATGTGCGTGCCAAGGAAGGTATGCACTACACCAGTGTGCCTAATATCATGAAGGTAATCAATCCACTCTTTATGGATGATTTGAGAGGGGAATATAAGAAACTGACGGACTTTTACGATCAGAAGAGAAACTTGTATGACATGAGCGTATTGTCCATCAATCGGTTTGTGGCGGAATGCAAGCCTATTGTCAGGGGGTGCGACCGCTTGCTGTTGCGTATGAGTAAGATGAAGTTCTTCGATCCAGCGTGTGGAAGTGGCAACTTCTTGATTATCACCTATAAGCAGTTGCGTTTGTTGGAGATAGACATCTTGCATCTTCGCAAAAAGTGCCAGCCAGAGCAGATGCTCGATTTTATCGATGGTTCGTGCATCCGTTTGGAGCAGTTCTATGGAATAGAGCTTCTCGACTTCCCTCACGAGGTAGCCATGCTTTCCCTTTGGCTTGCTGAGCATCAGATGAACAACAAGTTTCACGCCGATTTCGGTGTGAATGTTGCCGCCTTGCCTTTGCATAATATCGACCAGATAAAATGTGGTAATGCCTGTAGAATGGATTGGGAGGTAGTATGCCCACATACCAAGGATGAAGAAGTGTTTGTATTTGGTAATCCGCCGTATTTGGGCGCTCGACTTCAAGATGTAGATCAAAAAGAAGATATGCAAGTTGCAGTCGGAGCAGATTTGGCGTATAACAATCTAGATTATATTTCCACTTGGTTTTATAAAGGTACAAATTATGTAAAAAATACTAAAGCAGAGCTGGCTTTTGTAACAACAAATTCTATTTGTCAAGGGGAACAAGTTCCATTAATATGGGATTATATATTTTCTCAAGATGTAGAAATATTCTTTGCTTATACTTCTTTTAAGTGGTCTAATAATGCAAAATATAATGCTGGTGTTACTTGTGTGATTATAGGCTTACGAAGTTGTCGTACAGGAAAGAAATGCTTGTTTTGTACTGGAGAAGCACGTGAGGTTGATAATATAACGCCATATTTAACTGCGGCTAAAACGAATATTATTACAAAGAAGTTTGCTCCGATTTCGGATTTCGTAGGAATGTCTTTTGGAAGTATGCCTAATGATGGAGGCTTTCTTCTGTTAGATCAGCAGGAAAAGGATGAAATAATGAAGAGTGATCCTAATTGTGAAAAGTTTATTCATCCTTTATTGGGAGCTCAGGAGTTTATCAGAGGTGAAAAAAGATATTGTCTTTGGATTACGGAGAGCAATTATGAAGAAGCTGATGCAATACAGGTAATTCATAAACGAATTCAGAAGTGTCAGCAAACACGATTAGAAAGTGAAAGAGCTAGTACTCAAAAGTTGGCAGAGAAACCATATTCTTTTGGAGAGGTTCGCTATAAAGAAACTGAGTGTATTATCATTCCTCGTGTATCATCTGAAAGGCGAAAGTACATTCCTATGGGGTTCTTGGACAAAGGAACTGTTATTTCAGATTCAGCCTTCGCCATCTATGACGCATCATTATGGCTCTTTGGCATCCTTACCAGTGAGATGCACATGGTATGGGTTCGAACTGTAGGAGGTAGATTAAAGACTGATTACAGATATTCCGCAGGTCTCTGTTACAACACTTTCCCCTTCCCATCCATCTCCGGCACAAAGAAGTCTGAGATAGAAGAGGCGGCAACGAATGTCCTTCTGGCTCGTGAAAACTATCCCGAGAAGACGCTTGCTGATCTTTACGACCCGGAAAAGATGCCGGAGGATTTGCGTGCTGCACATGAGGAACTGGATGCCATCGTAGAAAGCTGCTATCCTGGCGCTCCGTTCCCAAATGATGAGGCTCGATTGGAATGCCTCTTCAAACTCTATGAGAAAATGACAGCTAACAAGTAA
- a CDS encoding Rpn family recombination-promoting nuclease/putative transposase, which translates to MAKYINPFTDWGFKRLFGQEFSKDLLISFLNDLFEGEFQVRDVTFKDKEQLADSKDLRGCIYDVYCETDEGKHFIVEMQNNWTVNFVNRTLCYASKAITNQREKEKSKDKPSFYELVPVYVISFMNFSPHVGEEISQFKSDVMLREKNSEEPFTDKLRFIYLNLPYFTKKAEECVTDFEKWIYVLKHMTTLERIPFETQKKIFKRLAEVADSRCLSKEEMEKYEESQRQVDNYNLGMYSAWLEGNEKGIKQGIEQGIEQGIEQGIEQGIEQGKLSTNLAVAKNLLALGMPVSQIMQVTGLSKEQISSLQAKK; encoded by the coding sequence ATGGCGAAATACATTAACCCATTTACCGACTGGGGCTTTAAGCGATTGTTCGGTCAGGAGTTCAGCAAGGATTTGCTGATAAGTTTCTTAAACGATTTGTTCGAGGGGGAATTTCAAGTCAGGGATGTCACCTTCAAGGACAAAGAGCAGTTGGCTGATTCCAAGGATTTGCGAGGCTGCATATATGATGTCTATTGCGAGACAGATGAGGGCAAGCATTTCATTGTGGAGATGCAGAACAACTGGACGGTTAATTTCGTGAATCGCACGTTGTGTTATGCCAGCAAGGCTATTACCAATCAGCGTGAGAAAGAAAAGTCCAAGGACAAGCCTTCATTTTATGAGCTGGTTCCTGTATATGTGATCAGTTTTATGAATTTCTCTCCTCATGTCGGAGAAGAGATCAGTCAGTTTAAATCTGATGTGATGTTGAGGGAGAAAAATAGCGAAGAGCCTTTCACAGACAAGCTTCGCTTCATCTATTTGAATCTTCCGTATTTCACAAAGAAGGCGGAGGAATGTGTAACAGATTTTGAAAAGTGGATTTACGTATTGAAGCATATGACAACATTAGAAAGAATTCCATTTGAGACGCAGAAGAAGATCTTCAAGCGTTTGGCAGAAGTGGCTGACAGCCGCTGCCTGAGCAAGGAGGAAATGGAAAAATATGAAGAGAGCCAGCGTCAGGTTGATAATTACAACCTGGGAATGTATAGTGCCTGGCTGGAAGGAAATGAGAAGGGGATTAAGCAAGGAATAGAGCAAGGAATAGAGCAAGGAATAGAGCAAGGAATAGAGCAAGGAATAGAGCAAGGAAAACTTTCTACTAATCTTGCTGTTGCAAAGAATCTCCTTGCATTAGGTATGCCAGTAAGTCAAATCATGCAAGTTACAGGTTTGAGTAAAGAGCAAATAAGCAGTTTGCAGGCCAAGAAATAA
- a CDS encoding GIY-YIG nuclease family protein — MDIDKELEDIFSDPLMDVSYQEAKLFDVPADMKGVMAQKKDAPDHVAQRKPCEDFARFKPLFEQVHQDLKIGKRQLQRISKTTSLLAGRYYLVDGQMVLLYEIIEKKKGTNGLPDGRTRCIYENGTESDIYLQTLRKNVVTSGYAITETLEETDAHFFNPEDVRQEDQVTGYIYVLRSKSKNPEIRNIKNLYKIGFSTNKVEERVANAEHEPTYLMAPVEIVSTYKIVNMHSQKFEDLVHQVLQTVNFRFRVADDKGEMHEATEWYQVPLEIIDSIIQKIMNGTIIYFSYNKEQQCLEQRIEKKPSQLNLSGLKVLTLIIEKVYFEEIVSGVKTEEYRSLKQTTLNKYTYIDEADGKRYLRRFDAIRFYVGYHSDRDSAVVQVLDTTYEDGLVTYHLGKVLEVIRGKENK; from the coding sequence ATGGATATTGATAAAGAATTAGAAGATATATTCAGTGACCCTTTGATGGATGTTTCCTATCAGGAGGCAAAACTCTTCGATGTGCCTGCTGACATGAAAGGCGTGATGGCTCAGAAGAAGGATGCGCCCGACCATGTGGCGCAAAGAAAACCGTGTGAGGATTTTGCACGGTTTAAGCCTCTCTTCGAACAGGTGCATCAGGATTTGAAGATCGGGAAGCGACAGTTGCAGAGAATCTCGAAGACGACGAGCTTATTGGCTGGACGCTATTATCTTGTAGATGGTCAGATGGTTTTGTTATATGAGATTATTGAGAAGAAAAAGGGTACTAATGGTTTGCCCGATGGCAGAACCCGCTGTATCTATGAAAATGGTACGGAGTCGGATATCTATCTCCAGACACTTCGCAAGAATGTGGTGACAAGTGGCTATGCCATCACCGAAACTCTGGAGGAGACTGATGCCCATTTCTTCAATCCTGAGGACGTGAGACAGGAAGACCAGGTGACGGGTTACATCTACGTGCTTCGTTCGAAATCAAAGAATCCGGAAATTCGTAACATCAAGAATCTCTATAAGATAGGTTTCTCTACGAATAAGGTGGAGGAGCGTGTGGCAAATGCCGAGCACGAGCCTACTTATCTGATGGCACCTGTAGAGATTGTAAGCACTTACAAGATAGTGAACATGCACTCCCAGAAGTTTGAGGACCTGGTGCATCAGGTGTTGCAGACGGTGAACTTCCGTTTCAGGGTGGCTGATGATAAGGGAGAGATGCATGAGGCTACGGAGTGGTATCAGGTTCCGCTGGAAATCATCGACAGTATCATTCAGAAAATCATGAATGGCACTATCATCTACTTTTCCTACAATAAGGAACAGCAATGTCTGGAGCAGCGAATAGAGAAAAAGCCATCGCAGTTAAATCTGTCGGGCTTGAAGGTTTTGACGCTGATTATCGAGAAGGTATATTTCGAGGAGATTGTATCTGGTGTGAAGACCGAGGAGTACCGTTCGCTGAAGCAGACCACGCTTAACAAATATACTTATATTGATGAGGCTGATGGCAAGCGTTATCTCCGTCGTTTCGATGCGATAAGGTTTTATGTGGGTTATCATTCGGATAGGGATAGTGCCGTGGTTCAGGTATTGGATACTACCTATGAGGATGGCTTGGTAACTTATCATCTCGGAAAGGTATTGGAGGTGATTAGGGGAAAGGAAAATAAATAA
- a CDS encoding DEAD/DEAH box helicase, with amino-acid sequence MDKINDNIVDIKYQQTGKSSNTNELGMREMQAKAYEARNHRFLLIKAPPASGKSRALMFIALDKLKNQGIKKVVVAVPEKSIGRSFQNTDLMKYGFFADWRVAQQYNLCDTTDEKDKAVRFKNFFHQDKNNILVCAHATLRNGMKEISDEEFNDCLLAIDEFHHTSADVNSGLGDIVRRVMNNSTGHIVAMTGSYFRGDGVPVLRAEDEVRFFPVTYNYYQQLNGYRYLKNLVLGYHFYHGSYLDHIAEVLDTTKKTIIHIPSVNSRASSGLGKYTEVDEIIKIIGKVEERDYNNGGIYYIRTKDGRLLKVADLVEDHAETRNLVQGYLQRIKKRDDVDIIIALGTAKEGFDWQWCEECLTIGVRGSLTEVVQIIGRCTRDCEGKETAKFVNMIGMPDANQPDVKVAVNDFLKAITASLLMEQVMAPSWHFKTVKDVDRDEGSPLDARTLVIEGLKPLSSEKTKMIVVDQLDDLKAAILQDDLVVKAISGSTTAETITKTLIPKVIREKYPDLSEDEVEEVRQRLLLDTLVKGGEVVDDKGNPIDFDASANDEEKESEGNRLIKLANRMININQLSINLIDSINPFQRAYEVLSKNVDKQTLKIIQDTMAEQKFDMTIEQAMMLFKGPYKQWVAEHDGLRPDINDPDPKVRELAAAFQKLKNLKIRKMMGLEYEPER; translated from the coding sequence ATGGACAAGATAAATGATAATATCGTAGATATCAAGTATCAGCAAACGGGTAAATCGAGTAATACCAATGAACTCGGTATGCGAGAGATGCAAGCCAAGGCTTACGAAGCCCGCAACCATCGCTTTCTGCTTATCAAAGCACCACCAGCTTCTGGCAAGAGTCGCGCCTTGATGTTCATCGCCCTGGATAAGCTGAAGAATCAGGGCATCAAGAAGGTTGTAGTGGCTGTACCGGAAAAGAGTATCGGCCGCTCCTTCCAAAACACCGACCTGATGAAGTATGGCTTCTTCGCCGATTGGAGGGTGGCGCAACAGTATAATCTTTGCGATACTACCGACGAGAAAGATAAGGCGGTACGCTTTAAAAATTTCTTCCATCAAGATAAAAACAATATCCTGGTTTGTGCCCATGCCACTCTCCGAAACGGTATGAAGGAAATAAGTGACGAGGAGTTTAATGATTGCCTCTTGGCGATAGATGAGTTTCATCATACAAGTGCTGATGTGAACAGCGGACTGGGCGATATCGTGCGCCGGGTGATGAATAATTCCACCGGTCATATTGTTGCCATGACGGGCAGTTACTTCCGAGGCGATGGCGTTCCGGTATTGAGGGCAGAGGATGAGGTCCGTTTCTTCCCGGTAACCTACAACTATTATCAGCAACTCAACGGTTATCGCTATCTCAAGAACCTCGTCCTGGGCTATCACTTCTATCACGGCAGTTATCTCGACCATATCGCCGAGGTGCTGGATACTACCAAGAAGACCATCATCCATATTCCGAGTGTCAACTCCCGAGCATCCAGCGGTTTGGGTAAATACACGGAGGTGGATGAAATCATCAAGATCATCGGTAAGGTAGAAGAACGGGATTACAATAATGGTGGCATCTATTACATCAGAACCAAGGACGGCAGACTGCTGAAGGTTGCTGATCTGGTGGAAGACCACGCCGAGACTCGCAACCTGGTGCAGGGATATTTGCAGCGGATAAAGAAGCGTGATGATGTAGATATTATCATCGCTCTGGGTACTGCCAAGGAAGGTTTCGACTGGCAATGGTGTGAGGAATGTCTGACCATCGGTGTGCGTGGCTCGCTGACCGAAGTGGTGCAGATTATTGGAAGATGCACCCGTGATTGCGAAGGCAAGGAAACCGCCAAGTTTGTGAACATGATAGGAATGCCTGATGCCAATCAGCCCGATGTGAAGGTGGCGGTGAACGACTTTCTTAAAGCCATTACCGCATCGCTTCTGATGGAGCAGGTAATGGCGCCAAGTTGGCATTTCAAGACGGTGAAGGATGTGGATCGTGATGAAGGTAGTCCGCTGGATGCCCGTACCCTGGTGATAGAGGGTTTGAAACCTTTGTCGAGCGAGAAGACGAAGATGATTGTAGTGGATCAGTTGGATGATTTGAAGGCTGCTATCTTGCAAGACGACCTTGTGGTGAAAGCCATCAGCGGAAGTACTACGGCTGAAACCATCACCAAAACGCTCATTCCGAAAGTGATTCGTGAAAAGTATCCGGATTTGAGCGAGGACGAAGTGGAAGAAGTTCGTCAGCGCCTGCTGCTTGATACCCTTGTCAAGGGTGGTGAAGTGGTGGATGATAAGGGAAATCCTATCGACTTCGATGCTTCGGCAAACGATGAGGAGAAGGAGTCTGAAGGCAATCGCCTCATCAAACTGGCAAACCGAATGATTAATATCAACCAGTTGAGCATCAATCTGATTGATTCCATCAACCCTTTCCAGCGTGCTTACGAGGTGCTGTCGAAGAATGTGGATAAGCAGACCCTGAAGATTATCCAGGATACGATGGCTGAACAGAAATTCGATATGACCATCGAACAGGCGATGATGCTGTTCAAGGGACCCTATAAGCAATGGGTGGCAGAGCATGACGGTCTGCGCCCAGACATCAACGACCCTGACCCGAAGGTAAGGGAACTGGCTGCTGCATTCCAGAAACTCAAGAACCTGAAGATTCGAAAGATGATGGGATTGGAGTATGAGCCAGAAAGGTAA